One genomic segment of Microbacterium sp. ProA8 includes these proteins:
- a CDS encoding DUF202 domain-containing protein, with the protein MTRSRFPGSVYRTGTEPDPRFSLANERTFLAWNRTALALIAGGVALEALGLDLQPSLRLAASVILIAAGLAVPVLAWFEWARTERALRAATPLPGSATSIALAVTIVAVGVLVLLGVILR; encoded by the coding sequence GTGACGCGCAGCAGATTCCCCGGCTCGGTCTACCGCACGGGCACCGAGCCGGATCCGCGGTTCAGCCTGGCCAACGAGCGGACCTTCCTGGCGTGGAACCGCACCGCCCTCGCGCTCATCGCGGGCGGGGTTGCGCTCGAGGCGCTCGGCCTGGACCTGCAGCCGTCGCTGCGGCTGGCGGCATCCGTGATCCTCATCGCCGCGGGGCTGGCGGTGCCGGTGCTCGCGTGGTTCGAGTGGGCGCGGACCGAGCGCGCCCTTCGCGCGGCGACGCCGCTGCCGGGGTCGGCCACGAGCATCGCACTGGCCGTCACCATCGTCGCGGTGGGCGTGCTCGTCCTCCTCGGAGTGATCCTGCGATGA
- a CDS encoding DUF202 domain-containing protein, giving the protein MSERRLFDPGLQPERTELAWRRTALAIGVGSLLALRVLPSIATAPAAQQLLLAPGIAGVAFAVLLWAGARARHRAVNRALLDDRPADLPDARLLMTLTLFVVGCGVVSAVILVVVATT; this is encoded by the coding sequence ATGAGCGAGCGGCGGCTCTTCGACCCGGGCCTGCAGCCGGAGCGCACCGAGCTCGCATGGCGGCGCACGGCCCTCGCGATCGGCGTCGGATCGCTGCTGGCGCTGCGCGTCCTGCCGTCGATCGCCACCGCGCCGGCCGCGCAGCAGCTCCTGCTCGCACCGGGGATCGCCGGCGTCGCCTTCGCGGTCCTGCTCTGGGCCGGGGCGCGCGCGCGGCACCGTGCCGTCAATCGCGCGCTTCTCGACGACCGACCCGCCGACCTGCCCGACGCGCGCCTGCTCATGACGCTCACGCTCTTCGTGGTGGGCTGCGGCGTGGTCTCGGCCGTGATCCTCGTCGTGGTCGCCACCACCTGA
- a CDS encoding MBL fold metallo-hydrolase, which produces MRVTKFEHAALTIVDMGRTLIIDPGSFTAPLGELEDVVAIVVTHEHADHWTADHLDRILGMFPGTPIFAPEGVSKAAAAYDITVVHPGDVVEVDPFRLEFFGGRHALIHESIPVVDNVGVLVNDDFYYPGDSYAVPEGRSVKLLAAPVGAPWLKIGEAMDFVLAVAPRRVFATHDMTLSVSGRDMGRARLGWAAEQHGGELVVLNPGDTTES; this is translated from the coding sequence ATGCGAGTCACGAAGTTCGAGCATGCGGCCCTCACCATCGTCGACATGGGCAGGACGCTGATCATCGACCCCGGTTCCTTCACCGCCCCGCTGGGCGAGCTCGAGGACGTCGTGGCGATCGTGGTCACGCACGAGCACGCCGATCACTGGACCGCTGACCACCTCGATCGCATCCTGGGCATGTTCCCGGGCACGCCGATCTTCGCTCCCGAGGGCGTGAGCAAGGCGGCCGCGGCGTACGACATCACCGTGGTGCACCCCGGCGACGTCGTCGAGGTCGACCCGTTCCGTCTCGAGTTCTTCGGTGGCCGCCACGCGCTGATCCACGAGTCCATCCCCGTGGTCGACAACGTCGGCGTCCTCGTGAACGACGACTTCTACTACCCGGGCGACTCGTACGCGGTTCCCGAGGGCCGCTCCGTGAAGCTCCTGGCCGCGCCCGTCGGGGCGCCCTGGCTCAAGATCGGCGAGGCGATGGACTTCGTGCTCGCCGTCGCACCGCGGCGTGTGTTCGCGACCCACGACATGACGCTGTCCGTCTCAGGGCGCGATATGGGCCGGGCGCGCCTCGGCTGGGCCGCCGAGCAGCACGGCGGTGAACTCGTGGTCCTGAACCCCGGAGACACCACCGAGAGCTGA
- a CDS encoding HPr family phosphocarrier protein, whose product MAERQATIASSSGLHARPAKLFVQAVQAQSVPVTIAVEGGADLNAGSILSLMGLGASQGTVVTLKAEGDGAEEALDALVALLETDLDAQ is encoded by the coding sequence ATGGCAGAACGTCAGGCCACCATCGCCAGCAGCTCGGGACTCCACGCGCGCCCCGCGAAGCTCTTCGTGCAGGCCGTGCAGGCGCAGTCCGTCCCCGTGACCATCGCCGTCGAGGGTGGCGCAGATCTCAACGCCGGCAGCATCCTGTCGCTGATGGGCCTCGGCGCCTCGCAGGGGACCGTCGTGACGCTGAAGGCCGAGGGCGACGGTGCGGAGGAGGCCCTCGACGCACTGGTCGCCCTGCTCGAGACCGACCTCGACGCGCAGTAG
- a CDS encoding fructose-specific PTS transporter subunit EIIC, protein MSDTITPGLVSLDAALGADKSEVIRSLAARVVAEGRATDAQALFDDAWAREEKDETGLPGGIAIPHAKSAAVTTPSLAFARLKPGVDFGAPDGAADLVFLIAAPADAAEAHLAVLSKLARSLMQADFTAGLRAATTDQEVVAIVQTAIGEGAPAPAAAPAAPLSPTTAATTDAAPAAAAGLAVDGRPARIVAVTACATGIAHTFMAADALTAAGKKAGIDLVVEPQGSSGYQALPADVIQGADAVIFATDVDVREPQRFAGKPVVRSGVKRGIEQPDQLIAEAVAAAKSPSATRVGGEAAAVASAPAEKLSWGARIQRILLTGVSYMIPFVAGGGLLIALGFLLGGYNVTDNAANVIVQNSLWDLPTEEITSNYGPLGQYLGSVFFMIGATSMGFLVSALSGYIAFAIADRPGIAPGFVAGAVAVLMNAGFIGGIVGGLLAGVTAWWIGSWRVPRWLRGLMPVVIIPLLASIVASGLMILFLGRPIATLMEWLNVWLTDLAGTAGIVVVGVILGLMMCFDLGGPINKVAYAFAVAGLAAGSPENPTPYYIMAAVMAAGMVPPLAMALASTVLARNLFPPVERENGKAAWLLGAAFISEGAIPFAAADPLRVIPASMVGGAVTGALSMAFAVQSLAPHGGVFVLFAIQPIWGFLVAIAAGTVVTALIVVALKKWVGRKELEQAEAIESAVPVAA, encoded by the coding sequence GTGTCCGACACCATCACCCCAGGCCTGGTCAGCCTCGACGCCGCCCTGGGCGCCGACAAGTCCGAGGTCATCCGCTCCCTCGCCGCACGCGTGGTCGCAGAGGGTCGCGCAACCGACGCGCAGGCCCTCTTCGACGACGCGTGGGCCCGCGAAGAGAAGGACGAGACCGGGCTTCCCGGCGGCATCGCGATCCCGCACGCCAAGAGCGCGGCGGTGACGACGCCGTCGCTCGCCTTCGCGCGACTGAAGCCGGGCGTCGACTTCGGCGCCCCCGACGGCGCCGCCGACCTGGTCTTCCTCATCGCCGCGCCCGCCGATGCGGCCGAGGCGCACCTCGCCGTGCTCTCCAAGCTCGCGCGCAGCCTCATGCAGGCGGACTTCACCGCGGGCCTGCGCGCGGCGACGACCGACCAGGAGGTGGTGGCGATCGTGCAGACGGCGATCGGGGAGGGCGCCCCGGCTCCCGCGGCGGCGCCCGCAGCGCCGCTGTCGCCGACGACGGCTGCGACGACGGATGCCGCACCCGCCGCTGCGGCAGGTCTCGCCGTGGACGGCCGCCCTGCCCGCATCGTCGCCGTCACGGCGTGCGCCACCGGCATCGCCCACACCTTCATGGCGGCCGACGCGCTGACCGCGGCCGGCAAGAAGGCGGGCATCGACCTCGTCGTCGAACCGCAGGGCTCGAGCGGATACCAGGCCCTGCCTGCGGACGTCATCCAGGGCGCGGACGCCGTCATCTTCGCGACCGACGTCGACGTGCGCGAACCTCAGCGGTTCGCCGGCAAGCCCGTCGTCCGCTCCGGCGTCAAGCGCGGCATCGAGCAGCCCGATCAGCTCATCGCCGAGGCGGTGGCCGCGGCGAAGAGCCCGTCGGCGACGCGCGTCGGCGGCGAGGCGGCGGCGGTCGCATCCGCGCCCGCGGAGAAGCTGTCGTGGGGTGCCCGCATCCAGCGCATCCTGCTCACCGGTGTGAGCTACATGATCCCGTTCGTCGCCGGCGGTGGACTCCTCATCGCCCTCGGCTTCCTCCTGGGCGGCTACAACGTCACCGACAACGCCGCGAACGTCATCGTGCAGAACTCGCTGTGGGATCTGCCGACCGAGGAGATCACCTCGAACTACGGGCCGCTCGGCCAGTACCTCGGCTCGGTGTTCTTCATGATCGGGGCCACGTCGATGGGCTTCCTCGTGTCGGCGCTCTCGGGCTACATCGCCTTCGCGATCGCCGACCGTCCGGGCATCGCGCCCGGCTTCGTCGCCGGCGCGGTCGCCGTGCTCATGAACGCCGGCTTCATCGGCGGCATCGTGGGCGGTCTGCTCGCCGGAGTCACCGCCTGGTGGATCGGATCGTGGCGCGTGCCCCGCTGGCTTCGCGGGCTGATGCCGGTCGTCATCATCCCGCTGCTGGCCTCGATCGTGGCCTCCGGGCTGATGATCCTGTTCCTCGGACGCCCCATCGCGACGCTGATGGAGTGGTTGAACGTCTGGCTCACCGATCTGGCCGGCACGGCAGGCATCGTGGTCGTCGGCGTCATCCTCGGCCTCATGATGTGCTTCGACCTCGGCGGTCCGATCAACAAGGTCGCGTACGCATTCGCCGTGGCGGGACTCGCCGCCGGCTCGCCCGAGAACCCGACGCCGTACTACATCATGGCCGCGGTGATGGCTGCGGGAATGGTGCCGCCGCTCGCCATGGCGCTCGCCTCGACCGTCCTCGCCCGCAACCTGTTCCCGCCCGTCGAGCGCGAGAACGGCAAGGCGGCCTGGCTGCTCGGTGCTGCCTTCATCAGCGAGGGCGCCATCCCCTTCGCCGCCGCGGATCCGCTGCGCGTCATCCCCGCCTCCATGGTGGGCGGCGCGGTGACCGGCGCCCTGAGCATGGCGTTCGCGGTGCAGTCGCTCGCCCCGCACGGCGGCGTGTTCGTGCTCTTCGCCATCCAGCCGATCTGGGGCTTCCTGGTGGCGATCGCCGCGGGAACCGTGGTGACCGCCCTCATCGTCGTCGCCCTGAAGAAGTGGGTCGGCCGCAAGGAGCTCGAGCAGGCCGAAGCGATCGAGTCCGCCGTGCCCGTGGCGGCCTGA
- a CDS encoding 1-phosphofructokinase family hexose kinase, producing MIVTLTAHPSLDRTLTLPASLQVGEVQGADSAREDAGGKGINVARAVAAAGEECTAVVPLAPGDPFQALLRDATLLESALHTCLVPVGGRVRANLAITDPAGVTTKLNLPGARLSPDEVAAVVDATVAASAHAGWLVLAGSLPPGVSDDFYVRVTRAVREAHGAAAPLIAVDTSGPALAAVVAEGAPDLIKPNDDELAELAGTRLESTDPAAVLAVARSLVPARVGAALVTLGAQGAVLVTADGAWTAGPPPIRVMSTVGAGDSSLAGYVLAATRQARPEERLRHAIRYGAAAASLPGSQAPTPADLPAGDVTVTRLP from the coding sequence ATGATCGTGACACTCACCGCCCATCCGTCCCTGGACCGGACGCTCACACTGCCGGCGTCGCTGCAGGTCGGCGAAGTGCAGGGCGCGGACTCTGCCCGGGAGGACGCCGGCGGCAAGGGCATCAATGTGGCCCGCGCGGTCGCGGCCGCGGGGGAGGAGTGCACCGCCGTGGTGCCGCTCGCCCCCGGTGACCCGTTCCAGGCCCTGCTCCGCGACGCGACGCTCCTCGAGTCCGCACTCCACACCTGTCTCGTGCCGGTCGGAGGCCGGGTCCGCGCCAATCTGGCGATCACGGATCCCGCCGGCGTCACGACCAAGCTCAACCTGCCGGGCGCGCGGCTCTCGCCGGACGAAGTCGCGGCCGTCGTGGACGCGACGGTGGCGGCATCCGCCCACGCAGGCTGGCTCGTCCTGGCGGGCTCGCTGCCTCCCGGCGTGTCCGACGACTTCTACGTCCGGGTGACCCGTGCCGTGCGGGAGGCGCACGGCGCCGCAGCCCCGCTGATCGCCGTGGACACCTCGGGACCGGCCCTCGCGGCCGTCGTGGCCGAGGGCGCGCCTGACCTGATCAAGCCCAACGACGATGAGCTCGCCGAACTCGCCGGCACCCGACTCGAGAGCACCGACCCCGCCGCGGTCCTCGCCGTGGCGCGATCGCTCGTGCCGGCTCGCGTCGGGGCCGCGCTGGTCACGCTCGGCGCGCAGGGCGCGGTGCTCGTCACCGCCGACGGCGCGTGGACGGCGGGGCCGCCTCCCATCCGGGTGATGAGCACCGTCGGTGCGGGCGACAGCTCGCTGGCCGGCTACGTGCTCGCCGCGACGCGACAGGCACGCCCCGAGGAGCGCCTGCGTCATGCGATCCGGTACGGGGCGGCCGCGGCATCCCTTCCCGGCTCGCAGGCGCCGACGCCCGCAGACCTACCAGCGGGCGACGTGACCGTCACCCGCCTTCCTTAG
- a CDS encoding DeoR/GlpR family DNA-binding transcription regulator, with protein MYATERHEQIELLLAAQGRVGVVELAERFDVTTETIRRDLDHLESSGALRRVHGGAVGRERASTREPSLAERLEHHGRAKEAIGRRALDALGPDFTGSVFLDAGTTTAAVATALAPRVARGHMEVVTHSLTLGHALAAVPGASLSLVGGRVRGLTAAAVGADTVRAVAGLRPDVAFVGTNGVSATFGLSTPDPDEAAVKRAIVASARRVVVVADAEKLGAELLVGFASLSDIDVLVTDAAPDAELADALAEADVEVWLA; from the coding sequence ATGTACGCGACGGAGCGCCACGAGCAGATCGAGTTGCTGCTGGCTGCGCAGGGCCGGGTGGGTGTGGTCGAACTCGCCGAGCGCTTCGACGTCACCACAGAGACCATCCGCCGAGACCTCGATCACCTCGAGTCCAGTGGCGCGTTGCGTCGCGTGCACGGCGGCGCCGTCGGGCGGGAGCGCGCCAGCACGCGCGAGCCTTCGCTCGCCGAGCGCCTCGAGCATCACGGCCGCGCCAAAGAGGCCATCGGCCGGCGCGCTCTCGATGCGCTCGGTCCGGACTTCACCGGCTCGGTCTTCCTCGACGCCGGCACGACCACCGCTGCCGTGGCCACGGCGCTCGCGCCGCGCGTCGCACGCGGGCACATGGAGGTCGTCACCCACTCGCTCACCCTCGGTCACGCGCTCGCCGCCGTCCCCGGTGCCTCGCTCTCGCTCGTGGGCGGGCGGGTGCGCGGTCTCACGGCCGCGGCCGTCGGTGCCGACACCGTGCGGGCGGTCGCAGGACTGCGCCCGGACGTGGCGTTCGTCGGCACCAACGGCGTGTCGGCGACGTTCGGCCTCAGCACGCCCGATCCCGACGAGGCGGCGGTGAAACGCGCGATCGTCGCGTCGGCGCGCCGGGTGGTCGTCGTCGCGGACGCCGAGAAGCTCGGCGCAGAGCTGCTCGTCGGGTTCGCCTCGCTGTCGGACATCGACGTGCTCGTCACGGATGCCGCACCCGACGCCGAACTGGCCGACGCGCTCGCGGAGGCCGATGTGGAGGTCTGGCTCGCATGA
- a CDS encoding aminoglycoside phosphotransferase family protein yields the protein MPAKPAAEILIDSRLVRSLLAAQAAEAIPGASELPLEKVSEGWDSEVWRLGDAYAVRLPRRALAAPLVLHEQAVLPGVVARLAPTGLRVPAPLVNGTPAEGFPWAWSVVPWMEGERAMDESRAARGSWAPTLARGLAALHVDAPEEYPVNPFRGAPLATRADAVAERLRTVRDAGTLSAPSATGLETVWRAGLAAAAWDRPPVWIHGDMHPGNLVTHEGALVGIIDFGDVTAGDPAYDLAIAWLAFDAQGRRRFIAASASHYDPDIWVRARAWAGAVALMLLGHSDDNPDYFALGQDAAAEVIADDTV from the coding sequence GTGCCAGCCAAACCCGCCGCCGAGATCCTGATCGACAGTCGCCTCGTTCGCAGCCTGCTGGCCGCCCAGGCCGCCGAGGCGATCCCGGGTGCCTCCGAGCTTCCCCTCGAGAAGGTCTCCGAGGGCTGGGACAGCGAGGTCTGGCGGCTCGGCGACGCCTACGCCGTGCGTCTTCCTCGTCGCGCACTCGCCGCGCCGCTCGTGCTGCACGAACAGGCGGTGCTGCCGGGTGTCGTCGCGCGGCTCGCCCCGACAGGCCTGCGCGTTCCCGCGCCCCTCGTGAACGGCACCCCCGCCGAGGGCTTTCCGTGGGCGTGGTCGGTCGTGCCGTGGATGGAGGGCGAACGCGCCATGGATGAGTCCCGCGCCGCGCGCGGATCCTGGGCGCCGACGCTCGCCCGCGGGCTCGCCGCTCTCCACGTCGACGCGCCGGAGGAGTATCCGGTCAACCCGTTTCGCGGCGCCCCCCTCGCGACGCGCGCCGACGCCGTTGCGGAGCGCCTGCGCACCGTTCGCGACGCCGGCACGCTGAGCGCGCCATCCGCCACCGGACTCGAGACGGTGTGGCGGGCCGGTCTGGCGGCGGCCGCCTGGGATCGCCCGCCGGTGTGGATCCACGGAGACATGCACCCCGGCAACCTCGTGACCCATGAGGGCGCGCTCGTCGGGATCATCGACTTCGGCGATGTGACGGCCGGCGATCCCGCATACGACCTCGCGATCGCGTGGCTCGCGTTCGACGCCCAGGGACGCCGGCGTTTCATCGCCGCCTCGGCATCGCACTACGACCCCGACATCTGGGTCCGCGCCCGGGCATGGGCTGGCGCCGTCGCACTCATGCTGCTCGGCCACAGCGACGACAACCCCGACTACTTCGCGCTGGGACAGGATGCCGCCGCCGAGGTGATCGCCGACGACACCGTGTGA
- a CDS encoding serine/threonine-protein kinase, whose product MSTPTALVADRYRLVKMLGAGGMGIVWQAWDSRLRRPVALKMLRTQPELTDGERQLATDRAMREARINAGLHHPHAVTVFDVVEHDGQPCIVMQLIESTPLSELLREHGPLSPAAAARIGAEVASALAAAHTLKIVHRDVKPGNILIAGDGSALISDFGISHALGDASLTATGMVHGTPAYLAPEVARGLPTSFASDVFSLGSTLYAMVEGQPPFGTDKNSIALLHKVARGGYAAPKRAGPLTPLLRKMLASQPKRRPTMASVADALESVHRESAAAREVSVGLVALGFDAAAVGGIADADAATVAEDASTPSTTAHAADASSTIPVDDAGLEEPDSGPPTPPTIPVEDAGLEEPDSGSPTPPTIPVEDGGLEEPDPGSPTPPTLPAAAGSPPGPPPVPPLPADSSTVRLPTGKTIAVDQPTRHEAPTAETEPLRPAAPAGAAVGAIGTAPSWTTAPPPDEPPRPPRRRRRGRIAGALILLGAVGVGAVLLFSLLWPGVQPEADPTPAPTSVSTPAEETSPAEETPEPEVVAPAPAESAPPEAEPTPEPAPVSPEQRVVDTISGYYAMMPENRDSAWPLMTADYQENHAGGRGGYDAFWSQISDVSISDVRATGPDTGQATLTYYFRDGRVAEEVTAYRFTDEGGVLKIAATEVLSSQ is encoded by the coding sequence ATGAGTACTCCTACCGCCCTCGTCGCCGACCGCTATCGGCTCGTCAAGATGCTGGGCGCGGGCGGGATGGGCATCGTATGGCAGGCCTGGGACTCGCGCCTGCGCCGACCGGTCGCGTTGAAGATGCTGCGTACTCAGCCGGAGCTGACCGACGGCGAGCGCCAGCTCGCGACGGATCGGGCGATGCGCGAGGCCCGGATCAACGCGGGCCTGCACCACCCCCACGCGGTCACCGTCTTCGACGTGGTGGAGCACGACGGGCAGCCCTGCATCGTGATGCAGCTCATCGAGTCCACGCCGCTCTCCGAGCTCCTGCGCGAACACGGCCCGCTCTCGCCGGCCGCGGCGGCGCGCATCGGGGCGGAGGTCGCGTCCGCGCTGGCCGCCGCACACACGCTCAAGATCGTCCACCGTGACGTGAAACCCGGGAACATCCTCATCGCGGGCGACGGTTCGGCGCTGATCAGCGACTTCGGCATCTCGCATGCCCTGGGTGACGCGTCGCTCACCGCGACGGGCATGGTCCACGGCACCCCGGCCTATCTCGCCCCTGAAGTGGCGCGCGGACTGCCGACGAGCTTCGCCTCCGATGTCTTCTCGCTCGGGTCCACCCTCTATGCGATGGTCGAGGGCCAGCCGCCGTTCGGCACCGACAAGAACTCCATCGCCCTCCTCCACAAAGTCGCGAGAGGCGGGTACGCGGCACCGAAGCGCGCCGGCCCGCTCACGCCGCTGCTGCGCAAGATGCTCGCCTCCCAGCCCAAGCGGCGCCCGACCATGGCGTCGGTCGCCGATGCGCTGGAGTCCGTGCATCGCGAGAGCGCCGCCGCCCGGGAGGTCTCGGTGGGTCTCGTCGCACTCGGATTCGATGCGGCCGCCGTCGGCGGGATCGCTGACGCCGACGCTGCGACCGTGGCGGAGGACGCTTCCACGCCATCGACCACCGCGCACGCCGCCGACGCGTCGTCGACGATCCCGGTCGACGACGCCGGGCTCGAGGAGCCGGATTCCGGCCCGCCTACGCCGCCGACGATCCCGGTCGAGGACGCCGGGCTCGAGGAGCCGGATTCCGGCTCGCCTACGCCGCCGACGATCCCGGTCGAGGACGGAGGGCTCGAGGAGCCGGATCCCGGCTCGCCTACGCCGCCGACGCTCCCCGCCGCTGCCGGGTCTCCGCCCGGGCCACCGCCCGTTCCTCCGCTACCCGCAGACTCGTCGACCGTCCGGCTGCCGACCGGGAAGACCATCGCCGTCGATCAGCCCACCCGGCACGAGGCTCCGACGGCCGAGACGGAGCCGCTGCGTCCGGCCGCGCCCGCCGGCGCGGCGGTGGGTGCGATCGGCACCGCGCCGTCATGGACGACCGCGCCCCCTCCTGACGAGCCTCCCCGGCCTCCGCGCCGCCGTCGTCGGGGTCGCATCGCCGGCGCGCTGATCCTGCTGGGGGCGGTGGGGGTCGGTGCCGTCCTGCTGTTCAGCCTGCTGTGGCCGGGCGTCCAGCCGGAGGCGGATCCGACGCCCGCACCGACCTCGGTGTCGACCCCGGCCGAGGAGACGAGCCCGGCCGAGGAGACGCCCGAACCCGAGGTCGTCGCGCCCGCGCCCGCTGAGTCGGCGCCGCCCGAAGCGGAGCCGACACCGGAGCCCGCGCCGGTGTCGCCTGAGCAGCGCGTGGTCGACACGATCTCGGGGTACTACGCGATGATGCCGGAGAATCGCGACAGCGCCTGGCCGTTGATGACCGCCGACTATCAGGAGAATCATGCCGGTGGCCGCGGCGGGTACGACGCCTTCTGGTCGCAGATCTCCGACGTCTCGATCTCCGACGTCCGCGCCACGGGACCCGACACCGGGCAGGCGACGCTGACCTACTACTTCCGCGACGGCCGGGTGGCGGAAGAGGTCACCGCGTACCGCTTCACCGACGAGGGTGGCGTGCTGAAGATCGCGGCGACCGAGGTGCTGAGCAGCCAGTGA